A DNA window from Malus domestica chromosome 12, GDT2T_hap1 contains the following coding sequences:
- the LOC103423307 gene encoding protein MIZU-KUSSEI 1-like produces MGEPKSPISQDHQTTAAATTISSSSTVPPPPPLPRQQSSLLEPCHKKKSKTKVFRVFRSVFRSFPIITPTCKMPSLPMGRLDSSRAISSGTRVSGTLFGYRKGRVSLSVQETPRCLPSLVVELAMQTNVLQKEMGSGMVRIALECEKRADKEKTRLIDEPVWTIYCNGKKTGYGMKREATEEDLNVMELLKAVTMGAGVLPGKSEVEGPDGEMAYMRALFERVVGSKDSETLYMLSPEGNNGPELSIFFVRI; encoded by the coding sequence ATGGGGGAGCCGAAATCTCCAATATCACAAGACCATCAGACGACGGCAGCAGCCACAACAATATCCTCGTCATCTACAGTCCCGCCACCACCGCCACTTCCCCGCCAGCAATCCTCCCTTCTCGAACCATGCcataaaaagaaaagcaaaaccaAAGTCTTCCGCGTCTTTCGCTCTGTATTCCGATCCTTCCCCATCATCACCCCCACCTGCAAGATGCCCTCACTCCCGATGGGCAGGCTCGACTCTAGCCGGGCCATCTCCTCTGGCACTCGGGTCAGTGGCACGCTGTTTGGGTACCGAAAGGGACGTGTGTCTCTTTCGGTACAAGAAACCCCTAGGTGTCTTCCGAGCCTAGTGGTGGAGCTGGCCATGCAGACAAATGTGCTGCAGAAGGAGATGGGGTCAGGGATGGTCAGAATCGCGTTGGAATGCGAAAAGAGAGCGGACAAGGAGAAGACGAGGCTTATTGACGAGCCGGTGTGGACCATATACTGCAATGGGAAGAAGACAGGGTATGGAATGAAGAGGGAGGCCACAGAGGAGGACTTGAACGTTATGGAACTTCTCAAGGCAGTGACTATGGGCGCAGGTGTGTTGCCCGGGAAGTCTGAGGTAGAGGGTCCCGATGGCGAAATGGCGTATATGCGGGCCCTCTTCGAACGTGTTGTTGGCTCAAAAGACTCGGAAACTTTGTACATGTTGAGTCCTGAAGGGAATAATGGGCCCGAGCTCAGTATTTTCTTTGTAAGGATATGA